The sequence AAAAAGGCAGCTATCAGGAGAGCCAGAGACGGTCTGTACAGGCTTGAGATTTCCAATTTCCTAAAATAAATTATCGAAGGCAACAACATAATAGTTAGGCAGTAAGCTATGCTTGTAAAAAAATAAATATAGGTGGAAGAAAAACTTAAAAGATAATTGTATACCGCCCCACCGCAACAATAATATCCAAAAAATAGAAAAATAACCTTTTTGGGAAAAATATTAAAGCTAAACTTACTAAAGCTTCTTGAAAAAAATAAATTTAAATCATATTTTGGCAAAATAAATAAAAATAGTGGAAATAATGAAAAGATAAAATATGCCGCATTATTGTTTAATGCACTTAATAAAAACATAGCAACTGTAGCAAAAAGAGTTGATATAGCAAATATTATTGCCCAAGAAATAAATTTTTCTTTGAAAAACGTGGTGAGTATTAAGACAAAAAAATATGAGAAAAAGATGGAACAAAAAATAACCAAAATTATAGGTAAAAAAATAAAATTTATCAGTGAGTGCCCAAAAAATAGCGCAAGTAGAAAAGTAGAAAAAAGGATAGAAAAAATTTTATTTAAAAATTTAATTATTGAGAGAATATGCTTATTTTCAAAAAATTTAATGATAAATAATAAAGTTATGGACTGAGTAAACAAAAAAACCCTAAACAAGAGAGCATGTGAAATCTGCCACCGATCCGCCACCACATATAAAAAGGGACCACCAAGGAAAAATAGCCATAGAATAACAAATAACAAGCCTAATGAAAAAGAGAGGTGAACTCTCTCTTTTGTAAGATAGGATAAATAATACCTTAAAATCAACCAAATAACCCCTTTTGAGTGATATACAAGATTTGTCCTAAATTATAACATCTATTTATAAATAAATTTTTGGAAGGAGTTTGTTATGAAAAATTCATTTAGGAATGGAGAAAAGTTTAAATGGTCAACTGTTGTTGGTATTCCTAAATGCGTCACTTTTCCAGAAACTAAAGAACCAAATTACAGGATAAAAAATGGTTACAAAATCGAATTCGCTATGACGCTTGAAGGTTTGGGGATCCACAATGCATTACTCGTTGAAAAAGAAACTTCATGGAATGGTATAATGTAATCAAAATAAAACATTAAGGTGTATTGTTGAAAAACAAAAAAACATTAATTATCTTTAGTCTAATATTGGCAGTATGTGTTGGCATATATTGGATTATATTCAACAGGGAATCGCCAAGCAATTATTTAGAAGTTTCTGGCAACATTGAAGCAGATCAGTACAACGTTTCTTTTCAGGTTTATGGAACCCTATCCTCCTTAAAAGTAGATGAAGGCGACAAGGTAAAAAAAGGCGAGCTACTTGCCACTCTTTCAAGAAAGGATCTTGCGGATTCTCTTCAAGCAGCTATACACAATAAAGACAAAGCAAAAGCTCTCTACGATCAATATCTTTCAGGATATAGATCTCAGGATATAAAAATGGCTCAAGCTGATAGAGACGCAAAGCTCGCAGAATTTGAAAAGGCAAAAAATGACTATATTAGATATGAAAAACTATATAAAGAGGACGCAATACCTGCATCAAGTTTTGATAGCATAAAAAGTACCTATCTCTCATCTAAAGAGGCACTAAATTCAAGCGAACAGAAGTTCAAAGAATTACAAATTGGCTACAGAGAAGAAGAAATTAAGTCTGCGAAAGAAGCATATGAGGCAAGCGTCTCTCAGGTGGAACAAGCCAAGACGATTTTAGGCTATACAGCGATTTATTCGCCTATTGATGGAGTCGTATTTTCCAAAGATTCAGAACCAGGGGAATTCGTTTCTTCTGGAACTCCAGTCCTAACTTTATACGATCTAAACAGCACATATGTGAAGGTATATGTTAGCGAAAAAGACATTGGCTTTGTAAAATTGAACGCGCCCTGCACAATAAAAGTTGATTCCTTCCCAAATAAAAATTTTAGCGGCTATGTAGAGGCAATATCAGACAAAGCAGAATATACCCCTAAATTTATCCAAACTAAGGATGAAAGGGTAAAATATATGTTCTGGGTAAAGGTAAAAATCAATAATCCAGATGGAGTTCTAAAACCAGGCATGCCAGCTGACACCATGATCGAAAAAACACAATGATATCAATAGAGAATATATGCAAAAGTTTTGGAAACAAAAAAGTATTAGATGATATAAATATAAATGTAGAAAAAGGAGAGATTTTAGCAATACTTGGCTCGGACGGTTCAGGAAAATCAACCTTAATAAAAATTATTATTGGAATGATAAAGCCTGATTCAGGAAAAATATCAGTAAACGATATAGACATAACAAAAGACATTTCCTCTACCAGAGAATTATTGGGTTATAAAGCACAAGAATTTTCCCTATATCAAGATCTTACAGTCAGTGAAAACATAAGATTCTTCGGAAGTCTATATGCGCTTTCTGGCAAAGACCTTGATGAAAGGGAGAGCTTTATACTCGACTTTATAGGCCTAAAGGACTTTAAGCAAAGATTTGCAGAAGCACTTTCAGGCGGGATGAAAAGTAGGCTTGCTATTGGCTGCGCCCTTGTTCACAACCCCCTAGTACTTTTATTGGATGAGCCAAACGTAGGCGTAGATCCTGCCTCAAGAAAGAGCGTATGGAAACTCTTAAGAGATCTCACTAAGTCTGGCAAGACAATTGTATTAACTACCCCTTACTTCTTAGAAGGCGATCTGGCAGACAAAGTAACTTTTATTAAAAATGGAAAAATCGTATTGTTTGGCAGACCAAAAGATCTTTTAGAAAATCTTGATTTTATACCGTACATCGTAAATGGAGATAACTTACAAGATTTTTATTTTGACTTAAAAAAGAAACATCTAGATTTTAAATTCTGGTTGAAAAACGAACACATAAGAGTCCTATTACGTAAAGATATAGAAATTGATACGCTGTCAGAAAAAATTTCTATAAATAGAGACTTAATAAAAAGAGATAACCCCGACCTGGAAGATATCTATCTATGGCACTCGGCATAGAAAATGCAATTGAAGTTGAAAATCTCACAAAAAAATTTGGAGATTTCACTGCAGTTGATAACATAAGTTTTTCAATAAAACAAGGCACGGTATTCGGTTTTTTGGGCCCAAATGGAGCAGGAAAAACGACAACTATAAAGTTAGTTCTGGGACTTATCAACAAAACTAGTGGCAAAATAAAGATCTTTGGAGACGATATAGAGAAATTTACAAAAGAGAGATTGGGCTATATGTCTCAAAAATTCTCGCTCTATCCAGATCTAAAAGTAATTGAAAATATGATTTTTTATGGTTCTATTTACGGTTATTCAAGAAAAGATTTAGAAAAAAGAATAGATTTTTTGCTGGAGTCATACAACCTTACAGAAGTAAAAAACACTATGGTAAGAGATATTGGAGGTCTAAGGCAAAGAGTCGCCTTTTGCACAGCCATTCTTCACAGCCCAGACATACTGGTCCTTGATGAACCGACAAGCGGTGTAGATCCAGATGCCAGGATAGACTTTTGGGATGCTATCTACAGTTACGCAAGAGAAGGCAGAACAGTTTTAGTTACAACTCATTATATGGATGAAGCTGAATTTTGCAACCAGATAGGATTCATCATTTCGGGAAAGCTAAAGTTTATAGGCAGCCCAAACAACGCAAAAAAAATCTACTATGACAACTCACACAAAATTGGAAATCTCGAAGATGCCTTTTTGTGGTTTATGGAAAACTAATTAGATAAAAAAGTATCTTTTAACCTTCTTCCTATAAGATTCATATTTATAACCAAATCTCTTTGTAAGTTCCCTCTCTTCAAAAGGGATTACCAAAAA is a genomic window of Thermodesulfobium sp. 4217-1 containing:
- a CDS encoding efflux RND transporter periplasmic adaptor subunit; its protein translation is MKNKKTLIIFSLILAVCVGIYWIIFNRESPSNYLEVSGNIEADQYNVSFQVYGTLSSLKVDEGDKVKKGELLATLSRKDLADSLQAAIHNKDKAKALYDQYLSGYRSQDIKMAQADRDAKLAEFEKAKNDYIRYEKLYKEDAIPASSFDSIKSTYLSSKEALNSSEQKFKELQIGYREEEIKSAKEAYEASVSQVEQAKTILGYTAIYSPIDGVVFSKDSEPGEFVSSGTPVLTLYDLNSTYVKVYVSEKDIGFVKLNAPCTIKVDSFPNKNFSGYVEAISDKAEYTPKFIQTKDERVKYMFWVKVKINNPDGVLKPGMPADTMIEKTQ
- a CDS encoding ABC transporter ATP-binding protein; the encoded protein is MISIENICKSFGNKKVLDDININVEKGEILAILGSDGSGKSTLIKIIIGMIKPDSGKISVNDIDITKDISSTRELLGYKAQEFSLYQDLTVSENIRFFGSLYALSGKDLDERESFILDFIGLKDFKQRFAEALSGGMKSRLAIGCALVHNPLVLLLDEPNVGVDPASRKSVWKLLRDLTKSGKTIVLTTPYFLEGDLADKVTFIKNGKIVLFGRPKDLLENLDFIPYIVNGDNLQDFYFDLKKKHLDFKFWLKNEHIRVLLRKDIEIDTLSEKISINRDLIKRDNPDLEDIYLWHSA
- a CDS encoding ABC transporter ATP-binding protein, producing the protein MALGIENAIEVENLTKKFGDFTAVDNISFSIKQGTVFGFLGPNGAGKTTTIKLVLGLINKTSGKIKIFGDDIEKFTKERLGYMSQKFSLYPDLKVIENMIFYGSIYGYSRKDLEKRIDFLLESYNLTEVKNTMVRDIGGLRQRVAFCTAILHSPDILVLDEPTSGVDPDARIDFWDAIYSYAREGRTVLVTTHYMDEAEFCNQIGFIISGKLKFIGSPNNAKKIYYDNSHKIGNLEDAFLWFMEN